A DNA window from Haloactinospora alba contains the following coding sequences:
- a CDS encoding MauE/DoxX family redox-associated membrane protein, which yields METGNQELSSPPDQGSSSAPQAGSGAMARYWEVAQPWVSLLSRLGLAGVLMFSAYTKLPPPLSVQSVEAYQLFPDGVNTFLGYTLPLFEFALAALLLVGLATRYVAAVTGLLMVVFIAGIVSAWARGLTIDCGCFGSGGQVAADETAYGWDIARDIGFMALAGIIMVWPRSPLAVDRLVGLYR from the coding sequence ATGGAGACTGGCAACCAGGAGCTATCCTCTCCCCCCGACCAGGGATCTTCTTCGGCGCCGCAGGCGGGTTCCGGTGCGATGGCCCGTTACTGGGAGGTCGCCCAGCCATGGGTGAGCCTGCTTTCGCGGCTGGGGCTCGCAGGCGTGCTGATGTTCTCCGCTTACACGAAGCTTCCCCCGCCCCTCTCGGTACAGTCCGTCGAGGCCTACCAACTCTTCCCGGACGGAGTGAACACGTTCCTGGGGTACACGCTCCCCCTGTTCGAGTTCGCGTTGGCAGCACTGCTGCTGGTCGGGCTGGCGACGCGTTACGTTGCGGCTGTCACGGGGCTTCTCATGGTCGTGTTCATCGCCGGAATCGTCTCGGCGTGGGCACGGGGGCTGACGATCGACTGCGGTTGTTTCGGCAGCGGAGGCCAGGTCGCAGCCGACGAGACCGCCTACGGTTGGGACATCGCCCGGGACATCGGGTTCATGGCACTGGCCGGCATCATCATGGTCTGGCCCCGTTCCCCTCTCGCTGTCGACCGGCTCGTCGGGTTGTACCGCTGA
- a CDS encoding inositol monophosphatase family protein produces the protein MTVAARPEELLALAVDVAGEAGRLALENQDGIDVLDTKSSPTDVVTEMDRRCEETIRERLLRERPGDSVLGEESGSDSGTNSVRWIVDPIDGTVNYLYGREDWAVSVAAEVAGDVVAGAVVVPRHGDVYTAARGAGAACNGQPLRAARPVRLDRALVATGFGYSAARRAQQAEVLRAVLPQVRDIRRGGAAAVDLCSVARGRADAYYERGLKYWDWAAAALVAREAGVRVEGLHHAPPDSELLLAAPHDLFEELHDLLASLGADTTG, from the coding sequence ATGACTGTTGCCGCGCGGCCGGAAGAGTTGCTGGCCCTCGCCGTCGACGTCGCCGGTGAGGCCGGCCGGTTGGCGCTCGAGAACCAGGACGGCATCGACGTGCTCGACACGAAGAGTTCACCCACCGACGTGGTCACTGAGATGGACCGCAGGTGTGAGGAGACGATCCGGGAGAGGCTGCTGCGGGAGCGTCCCGGTGACTCCGTCCTCGGGGAGGAGAGCGGGTCCGACAGCGGAACGAACTCCGTCCGGTGGATCGTCGATCCCATCGACGGCACGGTGAACTATCTTTACGGCCGGGAGGACTGGGCCGTGTCCGTAGCAGCCGAGGTGGCGGGCGACGTGGTGGCTGGCGCTGTCGTCGTCCCGCGGCACGGGGACGTCTACACGGCCGCCCGCGGCGCAGGAGCTGCCTGCAACGGGCAGCCCCTGCGCGCCGCGCGGCCCGTGCGGCTGGACAGGGCGCTCGTGGCCACCGGCTTCGGCTACAGTGCCGCGCGACGTGCCCAGCAGGCCGAGGTGCTGCGCGCCGTGCTGCCACAGGTACGCGACATCCGGCGCGGTGGCGCGGCGGCTGTGGACCTGTGTTCCGTGGCTCGGGGGCGGGCGGACGCCTACTACGAGCGAGGGCTCAAGTACTGGGACTGGGCCGCTGCCGCACTGGTCGCGCGGGAGGCAGGGGTCCGAGTGGAGGGGCTGCACCACGCGCCTCCCGACTCGGAGCTGCTTCTCGCAGCCCCCCACGACCTGTTCGAGGAGCTGCACGACCTCCTCGCATCGCTGGGCGCCGACACGACCGGTTGA
- a CDS encoding Trp biosynthesis-associated membrane protein, translating into MTSARWSRGEYTTVLLAILAGTTALLTASGQTWASGSVVLPDPLAPASVALSGDEVTRTVSALGWAGLAGVAALVASRGKARRVLGVPVAGFGAVAAYDIWHSTRGSELTRLASEQSAVDGPISGPTVHTAWPVLAAAGAVLLVAAGVATVVRGGAWPVMGSRYDRHGSADANRAGEPAELWKTLDSGVDPTLGPVSDDVTAESSSATATSAPATDTNVDSKES; encoded by the coding sequence GTGACCAGCGCCCGGTGGAGTCGAGGAGAGTACACCACTGTCCTGCTGGCGATCCTGGCGGGAACGACGGCCCTGCTCACCGCGAGCGGGCAGACCTGGGCGTCGGGCAGCGTAGTGTTGCCCGACCCACTGGCTCCCGCCTCCGTGGCACTGTCCGGGGACGAGGTCACCCGCACCGTCTCCGCCCTGGGATGGGCCGGCCTCGCCGGTGTCGCCGCCCTGGTAGCCAGCCGGGGAAAAGCACGCCGTGTCCTCGGGGTCCCGGTCGCGGGTTTCGGCGCGGTGGCCGCGTACGACATCTGGCACAGTACGCGCGGATCCGAACTCACACGCCTGGCCAGTGAGCAGTCAGCTGTCGACGGTCCGATCAGCGGACCTACGGTGCACACGGCGTGGCCCGTGCTTGCCGCGGCAGGCGCTGTCCTTCTGGTGGCAGCTGGGGTCGCTACAGTTGTACGGGGTGGTGCGTGGCCGGTCATGGGAAGCCGGTACGATCGCCACGGTTCCGCCGACGCGAACCGCGCAGGCGAACCCGCAGAACTGTGGAAAACCCTGGACAGCGGCGTCGATCCCACTCTCGGGCCGGTGTCGGACGACGTCACCGCAGAATCCAGCTCCGCGACTGCGACCAGTGCGCCCGCCACCGATACGAACGTGGATTCGAAGGAGTCTTGA
- the trpB gene encoding tryptophan synthase subunit beta, translating to MTSTRPRSAGGHYGRYGGRFSPEALVAALDEVDQQWERLKNDSAFQHELGELLREYSGRPTPVTEAANFAAESGGARILLKREDLNHTGSHKINNVLGQALLAKHMGKTRVIAETGAGQHGVATATACALLGLDCVIYMGEEDTQRQALNVARIRMLGSEVVPVAIGSRTLKDAVNEAFRDWVANVGTTHYLLGTAAGPHPFPTVVSELQHVIGEEARTQVTERTGRLPDAVAACVGGGSNAIGIFGAFLDDTDVRLCGFEAGGDGVETGRHAASISGGTPGVFQGARTYMLQDEHGQTIPSHSISAGLDYPAVGPEHAWLADSGRATYTPVSDSEAMDAFALLCRTEGIIPAIESAHALAGACALGRELGPEATILVNLSGRGDKDVNTAATYFGLVNEQEGKQA from the coding sequence ATGACCTCCACACGACCCCGTTCCGCCGGGGGGCACTACGGCCGTTACGGCGGCCGTTTCAGCCCGGAAGCCCTCGTCGCCGCCCTCGACGAGGTGGACCAGCAGTGGGAGCGGCTCAAGAACGACTCCGCGTTCCAGCACGAGCTGGGAGAACTGCTCCGGGAGTACAGCGGCCGCCCCACTCCCGTGACCGAGGCGGCGAACTTCGCCGCTGAGAGCGGCGGCGCGCGCATCCTGTTGAAACGCGAGGACCTCAACCACACCGGGTCGCACAAGATCAACAACGTGCTCGGCCAGGCACTGCTCGCCAAGCACATGGGAAAGACCCGTGTCATTGCCGAGACCGGTGCTGGACAGCACGGGGTCGCTACCGCGACCGCCTGCGCTCTGCTCGGGTTGGACTGTGTGATCTACATGGGAGAGGAGGACACCCAGCGCCAGGCCCTCAACGTCGCCCGGATACGGATGCTGGGTTCCGAGGTCGTTCCCGTTGCGATCGGAAGCCGCACCCTCAAGGACGCGGTCAACGAGGCGTTCCGGGACTGGGTGGCCAACGTCGGGACGACCCACTACCTCCTGGGGACGGCCGCCGGTCCCCATCCGTTCCCCACCGTGGTGAGCGAGCTGCAACATGTGATCGGGGAGGAAGCCCGAACCCAGGTCACGGAACGCACCGGACGGCTGCCCGACGCGGTCGCGGCCTGTGTGGGCGGAGGTTCCAACGCCATCGGGATCTTCGGCGCCTTTCTCGACGACACCGACGTGCGTCTGTGCGGGTTCGAGGCGGGGGGCGACGGAGTGGAGACCGGAAGGCACGCCGCTTCCATCAGCGGCGGAACGCCGGGAGTCTTCCAGGGCGCACGCACCTACATGCTGCAGGACGAGCACGGACAGACCATACCCAGCCACTCCATCTCGGCGGGTCTGGACTACCCCGCTGTGGGTCCGGAACACGCCTGGCTCGCCGACAGCGGCCGGGCAACCTACACGCCCGTCTCCGATTCCGAAGCTATGGACGCGTTCGCCCTGCTGTGCCGTACCGAGGGCATCATTCCCGCCATCGAGAGCGCGCACGCCCTGGCGGGTGCGTGTGCGCTGGGACGGGAGCTCGGTCCGGAGGCGACGATTCTGGTGAACCTGTCCGGTCGGGGAGACAAGGACGTCAACACCGCCGCCACGTATTTCGGGCTGGTGAACGAACAGGAAGGGAAACAGGCGTGA
- the lgt gene encoding prolipoprotein diacylglyceryl transferase, producing the protein MTIPTSGTATRTLAVIPSPEVSSFQLGPLTIHLYALCILAGVIVAVYWSERRWAAMGGEKGTIMDLAVPAVLLGLVGGRLYHVISDYQYYFGPGEEPIRALFIWEGGLGIWGAVPLGVLGVWWFARRRGLSMAQLSFAIAPALPLAQAFGRWGNYFNQELFGRPTDLPWALEVTPHPSGAPRAGMVIGESTYHPTFLYESLWCLGLAVVLLWLGRRYPRQLAGGRLFAVYVMGYAVGRFWIEYLRVDPAHVIFGLRLNNWTSLLVLLGAIVYFVWAGRRLKPLLVKGPQVEREPDAPSPDTRGNKGSSPYADEEQRTGETSASGEEPGTERSDEP; encoded by the coding sequence ATGACAATTCCAACATCCGGGACCGCGACACGTACGCTTGCGGTGATCCCCAGCCCCGAGGTGAGTTCCTTCCAGCTCGGCCCGCTGACCATCCACCTGTATGCGCTGTGCATCCTTGCCGGTGTCATCGTCGCTGTCTACTGGAGCGAACGCCGCTGGGCCGCCATGGGTGGCGAAAAGGGCACCATCATGGATCTGGCGGTACCGGCGGTCCTGCTGGGGCTCGTCGGGGGGCGCCTCTACCACGTGATCAGCGACTACCAGTACTACTTCGGCCCCGGAGAGGAGCCCATCAGGGCGCTGTTCATCTGGGAAGGCGGCCTGGGAATCTGGGGCGCCGTCCCGCTGGGGGTCCTGGGGGTCTGGTGGTTCGCGCGCCGCCGCGGCCTCTCCATGGCGCAGTTGTCGTTCGCCATCGCTCCGGCGCTGCCACTCGCCCAAGCGTTCGGCCGGTGGGGAAACTACTTCAACCAGGAGCTCTTCGGCCGGCCCACCGACCTTCCCTGGGCGCTGGAAGTCACTCCCCACCCCAGCGGGGCGCCCCGTGCCGGCATGGTGATCGGTGAATCCACGTACCACCCCACCTTCCTGTACGAGTCGTTGTGGTGTCTGGGGCTGGCGGTCGTGCTGCTCTGGCTCGGGAGACGCTACCCGCGCCAGCTGGCGGGCGGGCGTCTCTTCGCGGTCTACGTTATGGGCTACGCTGTGGGGCGGTTCTGGATCGAATACCTGCGTGTCGACCCGGCGCACGTCATATTCGGACTGCGGCTGAACAACTGGACATCGCTCCTGGTCCTCCTCGGCGCGATCGTCTACTTTGTCTGGGCCGGGCGCCGTCTGAAGCCCCTGCTGGTAAAGGGGCCGCAGGTCGAGCGGGAACCCGACGCCCCCTCCCCGGACACGCGCGGGAACAAGGGGAGCTCCCCGTACGCGGATGAGGAACAGCGCACCGGCGAAACCTCCGCGTCCGGTGAGGAACCGGGAACCGAGCGATCCGACGAACCGTAA
- a CDS encoding HGxxPAAW family protein: protein MADEQHEDHGNTVAAWFLTVTWIAAWSIAALAIILGKDFVLWTAVALGASVVCAVISGVMKKFGLGRTSPRPTPPMPEERKPDQRDAAGSAEDNRASAAAGSS, encoded by the coding sequence ATGGCCGACGAGCAGCACGAGGACCACGGAAACACCGTCGCCGCGTGGTTTTTGACCGTCACCTGGATCGCGGCGTGGAGCATAGCAGCACTCGCCATCATTCTGGGGAAGGACTTTGTTCTGTGGACAGCTGTCGCGCTCGGCGCCAGCGTCGTCTGCGCCGTGATCTCCGGCGTCATGAAGAAGTTCGGCCTCGGCCGCACATCCCCCCGACCGACCCCGCCGATGCCCGAGGAGCGGAAGCCGGATCAGCGGGACGCGGCCGGGAGCGCTGAGGACAACCGCGCGTCGGCTGCGGCTGGGAGCAGCTGA
- a CDS encoding D-arabinono-1,4-lactone oxidase translates to MSNVSWRTWSGTHQARPRRIATPTSTDSVASEVRTAAEEGLPVRMVGSSHSFTDTAVTEGVLLSPTALTRVRSVDAEAGTVTVEAGLPLCDLNTELSARGLALANMGDIATQTAAGAIQTGTHGTGRDVGGLAAQVCGMEMVLADGSVTFCSARHNPELFNAARVGLGAFGIVTAVTLEVCPVFLLHAREEPLPLEQVLDRLPELRAENEHFEFFWFPHTGRTNTKRNNRSDGPAHPPSRFRAWLDDEFLSNSVFGLANRIGARAPATVPAINQLSARALSARSYTDVAHRVFASSRRVRFVEMEYAIPAEHASEVLREVRSIVDKGGHRVSFPVEVRFSPPDDVWLSTAYGRDTVYVAAHIYRGSSHERFFADLEALFTAVDGRPHWGKLHTRDHTYLETVYPHLNTASGMRARLDPQGRFSNAYTASVLGS, encoded by the coding sequence ATGAGCAATGTGTCATGGCGCACGTGGTCCGGCACCCACCAGGCGCGGCCGCGGCGGATCGCCACTCCCACCAGTACGGACAGTGTCGCCTCCGAGGTGCGGACGGCAGCCGAGGAGGGTCTTCCCGTACGGATGGTGGGGTCGAGCCACTCGTTCACCGACACCGCGGTAACGGAAGGGGTCCTGCTCTCCCCCACCGCGCTCACGCGTGTGCGTTCGGTGGACGCGGAGGCGGGAACCGTCACGGTGGAGGCGGGGCTTCCGTTGTGTGACCTCAACACCGAGCTGTCGGCACGCGGGCTCGCTTTGGCCAACATGGGCGATATCGCTACCCAGACCGCGGCGGGCGCTATCCAGACCGGGACGCACGGTACGGGCCGTGACGTCGGCGGGCTGGCCGCCCAGGTGTGCGGAATGGAGATGGTGCTCGCGGACGGGTCCGTCACCTTCTGTTCCGCCCGGCACAATCCCGAACTGTTCAATGCCGCCCGGGTGGGGTTGGGTGCCTTCGGAATCGTCACCGCCGTGACGTTGGAGGTGTGCCCGGTTTTCCTGCTGCACGCCCGCGAGGAGCCGCTGCCCTTGGAGCAGGTGCTGGACCGGCTACCCGAGCTGCGCGCGGAGAACGAACACTTCGAGTTCTTCTGGTTCCCTCACACCGGGCGCACCAACACGAAGCGCAACAACCGGAGCGATGGCCCGGCCCATCCCCCTTCCCGGTTCCGCGCGTGGCTGGACGACGAGTTCCTGTCCAACTCGGTTTTCGGTCTGGCCAACAGGATCGGCGCGCGGGCTCCCGCCACGGTTCCGGCGATAAACCAGCTGTCGGCGCGCGCTCTGTCCGCACGCTCCTACACGGACGTCGCGCATCGGGTCTTCGCCAGTAGCCGGCGGGTGCGCTTCGTGGAGATGGAATACGCGATTCCCGCCGAGCACGCCTCGGAGGTCCTCCGGGAGGTGCGTTCGATCGTCGACAAAGGCGGGCACCGGGTCAGTTTCCCCGTCGAGGTGCGTTTCTCGCCCCCTGACGACGTCTGGCTGTCCACGGCCTACGGGCGGGACACCGTCTACGTGGCCGCGCACATCTACCGTGGTTCCTCCCACGAACGGTTCTTCGCGGATCTGGAGGCTCTCTTCACGGCGGTGGACGGCAGGCCGCACTGGGGAAAGCTGCACACCCGCGACCACACGTACCTGGAGACGGTTTACCCGCATCTGAACACCGCGTCCGGGATGCGCGCGAGGCTCGACCCCCAGGGGCGGTTCAGCAACGCCTACACGGCTTCCGTGCTGGGTTCCTGA
- a CDS encoding DsbA family protein yields MGKASRRASRERLKQERMKARQRAKRNKILAVIGAAVAVIALVVGAGTLYFYQQKKEAQEFAEQYDSLPSQALQQDGSVVLAKEDTQAPVVEVYADFQCPACRQLEESTGPTLQKLAADGDAIVHYRPVSIFATQGSPTGSNSLRGAAAARAAADYGKFVEYHDILFQNQGAENATGFEPDELKEWGNTVGIDDPEFDERVDAESETVDEFSGDYLSDLVEQARSEFGQQEMQNMALDELVQWGDENGLDSSFMDGTYVEEVVQATGEVKRKYPEEFQGTPAVFVNGSALGNEAYSADGMEQAVQDAEAGTVDTEPADSGDGASPDAEAETDDSADSEK; encoded by the coding sequence ATGGGTAAGGCGTCGCGGCGCGCCTCCCGCGAGCGGCTCAAACAGGAGCGGATGAAGGCCCGGCAGCGGGCCAAACGCAACAAGATCCTCGCTGTGATCGGCGCTGCCGTGGCCGTGATCGCGTTGGTGGTCGGTGCTGGGACACTGTACTTTTACCAGCAGAAGAAGGAAGCGCAGGAGTTCGCCGAGCAGTACGACTCCCTGCCCTCGCAGGCTCTCCAGCAGGACGGCAGTGTCGTCCTGGCGAAGGAGGACACCCAGGCTCCGGTCGTGGAGGTGTACGCGGACTTCCAGTGCCCCGCCTGTCGGCAGCTCGAGGAGAGCACCGGTCCCACCCTGCAGAAACTCGCCGCTGACGGGGACGCCATCGTGCACTACCGGCCGGTGAGTATCTTCGCCACCCAGGGCTCTCCCACCGGGAGCAACTCGTTGCGCGGCGCTGCCGCGGCACGGGCCGCGGCCGACTACGGGAAGTTCGTCGAGTACCACGACATTCTCTTCCAGAACCAGGGGGCGGAGAACGCCACCGGGTTCGAACCCGACGAGCTGAAGGAGTGGGGCAACACCGTCGGCATCGACGACCCGGAGTTCGACGAGCGTGTCGACGCCGAGAGCGAGACCGTCGACGAGTTCTCCGGGGACTACCTGAGCGATCTTGTCGAGCAGGCGCGCTCCGAGTTCGGGCAGCAGGAGATGCAGAACATGGCGCTGGACGAACTGGTCCAGTGGGGCGACGAGAACGGCCTGGACAGCTCTTTCATGGACGGGACCTACGTCGAGGAAGTGGTACAGGCCACGGGCGAGGTCAAGCGAAAGTACCCGGAGGAATTCCAGGGGACGCCAGCTGTCTTCGTGAACGGGTCGGCGCTGGGTAACGAGGCGTACTCGGCGGACGGGATGGAGCAGGCCGTCCAGGACGCGGAAGCGGGAACGGTGGATACCGAGCCTGCCGATTCCGGAGACGGTGCGAGCCCCGATGCCGAAGCGGAAACAGACGACTCCGCCGACAGTGAGAAATAG
- the hisI gene encoding phosphoribosyl-AMP cyclohydrolase: MSSDTTGNTPQDASRAELPSRIAARLRHTSDGLLPVIVQEHDTREVLMLAWMDDEALRRTLATRHATYWSRSRSEYWVKGATSGNVQHVTAAALDCDGDTLLLQVEQTGAACHTGERTCFDADPLPLAQEQK; the protein is encoded by the coding sequence ATGAGTTCCGATACCACCGGCAACACACCCCAGGACGCTTCTCGCGCCGAGTTGCCCTCCCGCATCGCCGCGCGGTTGCGGCACACGAGTGACGGCCTGCTTCCCGTGATCGTCCAGGAGCACGACACGCGGGAGGTCCTCATGCTCGCCTGGATGGACGACGAAGCGCTGCGTCGCACCCTGGCCACCCGTCACGCCACGTACTGGTCGCGCAGCCGCTCGGAGTACTGGGTGAAAGGCGCCACTTCCGGAAACGTCCAGCACGTTACCGCCGCCGCTCTGGACTGTGACGGGGATACGCTGCTCCTCCAGGTCGAGCAGACCGGTGCGGCGTGTCACACGGGAGAGCGCACCTGTTTCGACGCCGATCCTCTTCCCCTCGCTCAGGAGCAGAAGTGA
- a CDS encoding DUF2752 domain-containing protein yields MPEAETTTATTPSGRTRARNLLRRVHPATVPVLLGAAGLAAATMVHFVDPHEPGHYPVCPWLLLTGTFCPGCGTMRGVNALTNGDILGALRMNAFTMMMLPVLGYGYVVWLYRSFRPKRSPGGLRIPAVWLYLFLGVLLAFWLVRNLPFGSVLAPPS; encoded by the coding sequence ATGCCAGAAGCGGAAACCACGACGGCCACGACCCCCTCCGGCCGTACGCGGGCGAGGAACCTACTGCGGCGCGTACACCCGGCCACGGTGCCCGTGCTGCTCGGGGCCGCGGGGCTGGCCGCCGCCACGATGGTCCACTTCGTGGACCCTCACGAGCCGGGACACTATCCGGTGTGTCCCTGGCTGCTCCTCACCGGGACCTTCTGCCCCGGGTGCGGGACGATGCGGGGGGTGAACGCGCTCACCAACGGGGACATCCTCGGGGCATTGCGTATGAACGCGTTCACCATGATGATGCTCCCCGTCCTCGGGTACGGTTACGTTGTGTGGCTGTACCGTTCGTTCCGTCCGAAGCGCTCTCCCGGGGGGCTCCGGATCCCCGCAGTCTGGCTCTACCTTTTCCTTGGTGTTCTCCTCGCTTTCTGGTTGGTGCGCAACCTTCCCTTCGGTTCCGTCCTCGCGCCACCCTCCTGA
- the trpA gene encoding tryptophan synthase subunit alpha, whose amino-acid sequence MTVLHTTLAKTRAAGRAALIGYIPAGFPDVDSSITLIRAMVEGGCDVVEVGLPYSDPTMDGPTIQRAADQARASGTTPSDVLRVVAATAETGAAPLVMSYWNPIERYGTAAFASDLARAGGAGVITPDLLPEEAGEWFAATDDAGLDRVFLVAPSSSDERLRLTTGACRGFVYAASLMGVTGTRTQVADTAKHLVARTRAAAGEELPVCVGLGISTGRQAAEVAEFADGVIVGAGFCQRVLEAPDLAGGEDAVRSFAAELAQGVRGHG is encoded by the coding sequence GTGACGGTACTGCACACCACACTGGCGAAGACCCGGGCTGCCGGTAGGGCGGCCCTGATCGGCTACATCCCCGCCGGTTTCCCCGACGTGGACTCGTCCATCACACTCATCCGGGCCATGGTCGAGGGAGGGTGCGACGTTGTCGAGGTCGGCCTTCCCTACTCCGATCCGACCATGGACGGTCCCACGATCCAACGTGCGGCGGACCAGGCCCGGGCGTCGGGAACGACCCCCTCCGACGTACTGCGGGTCGTGGCGGCGACAGCGGAAACCGGCGCCGCGCCGCTGGTGATGTCCTACTGGAACCCCATCGAGCGTTACGGTACGGCGGCTTTCGCCTCCGACCTGGCGCGGGCCGGGGGAGCCGGAGTGATAACCCCGGACCTGCTTCCCGAAGAGGCGGGGGAGTGGTTCGCCGCTACCGACGACGCCGGACTGGACCGTGTTTTCCTGGTCGCTCCGTCCTCCAGCGACGAGCGGCTGAGGCTGACGACCGGCGCCTGCCGCGGTTTCGTCTACGCAGCGTCGCTGATGGGGGTCACCGGTACCCGTACACAGGTCGCCGACACCGCAAAGCACCTGGTGGCGCGTACGAGAGCGGCGGCGGGTGAGGAGCTTCCGGTCTGTGTGGGACTGGGTATATCCACCGGTCGGCAGGCCGCTGAGGTCGCTGAGTTCGCGGACGGGGTGATCGTGGGCGCCGGTTTCTGCCAGCGTGTTCTGGAGGCACCGGATCTCGCCGGGGGAGAGGACGCGGTGCGGTCCTTCGCCGCCGAGCTCGCCCAAGGGGTGCGTGGCCACGGGTAA
- a CDS encoding ferrochelatase, translated as MRPYDAFLLISFGGPEANEDVIPFLENVTHGRGIPRERLAEVGEHYYLFDGVSPINQQCRELLAEIRSDFSANDVDLPVYWGNRFWDPMLTDTVAQMAKDGVRRVVAMATSAYSNYSSHRAYLNDIATAQEAVGPDAPRIDLIRPFFDHPGFVEPLVEHTRAALDRLPAGKRAGARLLFSAHSIPTAMAEASGSPHQDYGPEGAYVAQLAEVARLVVERLGSGHDYDLVYQSRSGPPSQPWLEPDINDRLRDLSEEGVSAVVVVPHGFVSDHMEVKYDLDNEARETAQELGMDMVRAGTPGTHPAFVSMVRELVAERADPHASRAGLGNVPGCPEESNDCCQRG; from the coding sequence ATGAGGCCCTATGACGCGTTTCTACTGATCTCCTTCGGCGGACCGGAAGCCAACGAGGACGTGATCCCTTTCCTGGAGAACGTCACGCACGGGCGCGGCATACCCCGCGAGCGCCTGGCGGAGGTCGGCGAGCACTACTACCTGTTCGACGGTGTGAGCCCGATCAACCAGCAGTGCCGTGAACTGCTCGCCGAGATCCGCTCCGACTTCTCCGCCAATGATGTCGACCTCCCCGTCTACTGGGGGAACAGGTTCTGGGATCCGATGCTGACCGACACGGTCGCCCAGATGGCCAAGGACGGTGTACGCCGTGTCGTGGCGATGGCCACCTCGGCGTACAGCAACTACTCCAGCCACCGCGCCTATCTCAACGACATCGCCACGGCCCAGGAGGCTGTCGGCCCCGACGCTCCGCGGATCGACCTGATCCGCCCGTTCTTCGACCACCCGGGGTTCGTCGAGCCCCTGGTGGAACACACGCGGGCCGCCCTGGACCGGCTTCCGGCCGGGAAGCGTGCCGGGGCGCGACTGCTGTTCTCCGCGCACTCCATTCCCACCGCCATGGCCGAAGCGAGCGGATCCCCGCATCAGGACTACGGCCCGGAGGGCGCCTACGTCGCGCAGCTCGCCGAGGTGGCACGGCTCGTGGTGGAGCGTCTTGGGAGCGGTCACGACTATGACCTGGTCTACCAGAGCCGCAGCGGTCCGCCGAGCCAGCCCTGGTTGGAGCCCGACATCAACGACCGGCTACGCGACCTTTCCGAGGAGGGCGTGTCCGCTGTCGTGGTTGTCCCCCACGGCTTCGTCTCCGACCACATGGAGGTCAAGTACGACCTGGACAACGAGGCGCGGGAAACGGCCCAGGAACTGGGCATGGATATGGTGCGTGCCGGAACCCCGGGAACGCACCCTGCCTTCGTCTCCATGGTGCGGGAGCTGGTCGCGGAACGGGCAGACCCGCACGCCTCGCGGGCGGGTCTGGGGAACGTGCCCGGATGCCCGGAGGAGTCGAACGACTGCTGCCAGCGCGGGTGA
- the trpC gene encoding indole-3-glycerol phosphate synthase TrpC — protein sequence MSVLDEILDGVRADLADRQADTPLERLQEKAESVPWPHDVAADLRRPGVQVIAEVKRSSPTKGPMAAIADPAALARDYADGGACLISVLTEPRRFSGSLGDLSDVRAAVPTPLLRKDFIISAYQLWEARAYGADAVLLIVAALEQGVLVSLVERAVSLGLTPLVEVHTEEETQRALDAGATVIGVNARDLKTLTVDREVFSRIAPLIPSDRVKVAESGVRGPHDLLAYAGSGADAVLVGESLVMGGAPRHAVADLVTAGAHPALRDRG from the coding sequence GTGAGCGTGCTCGACGAGATCCTCGATGGTGTACGTGCTGATCTCGCCGATCGGCAGGCCGACACCCCCTTGGAACGGCTTCAGGAGAAAGCCGAGTCAGTGCCATGGCCCCACGACGTCGCCGCGGATCTGCGTCGTCCAGGAGTGCAGGTCATCGCTGAGGTCAAACGTTCCAGCCCCACCAAGGGGCCGATGGCTGCGATCGCTGACCCGGCTGCTTTGGCCCGCGACTATGCGGACGGCGGTGCCTGCCTGATCAGCGTTCTCACCGAGCCGCGCCGGTTCAGTGGCAGCCTGGGCGACCTTTCCGACGTGCGTGCCGCGGTCCCCACCCCACTTCTGCGCAAGGATTTCATCATCAGCGCGTACCAGTTGTGGGAGGCGCGAGCGTACGGCGCGGATGCGGTTCTGCTGATCGTGGCGGCACTGGAACAGGGCGTCCTGGTGTCCTTGGTCGAACGGGCCGTGTCACTGGGCCTGACCCCGCTCGTGGAGGTGCACACCGAAGAGGAGACACAGCGAGCTCTGGACGCGGGCGCTACTGTCATCGGCGTCAACGCTCGCGACCTCAAAACGCTCACCGTGGACCGCGAGGTTTTCTCCCGTATCGCACCTCTCATCCCCAGCGATCGGGTCAAGGTCGCCGAGTCCGGGGTTCGCGGGCCGCACGACCTGTTGGCCTACGCGGGTTCGGGAGCGGATGCGGTCCTGGTCGGCGAGAGCCTTGTCATGGGAGGGGCGCCGCGCCACGCTGTCGCCGACCTGGTGACGGCGGGCGCGCACCCGGCCTTGCGGGACCGGGGATGA